The Flavobacterium sp. N2270 genome contains the following window.
CCCTGTAGCCATTTTGGAAAAACACCTCCATGCGCCGATTTAATTAGTTATCATAAAATTCCAAATGTAGTCATTGGAACCATTGATTCTTTTGCAAAAGTTGCTGGAAACGGTATTAAAAAACTAATGGAATCTGGCGCAAAAATTACTTTAGGTGTTTTAGAAAAAGAATGTAAAGAATTGAATAAACGTTTCTTTACTTTTCATGAAAAAAAACGACCGTACATCATTTTAAAATGGGCAGAAACTCAAGATGGATTTATTGCTCCGTTAGAAAAAGACGAAAAGAAACCTGTTTGGATTACCAATCAATATTCTCGTCAACTCGTTCATAAATGGAGAACCGAAGAACAAGCTATACTTGTAGGAACTAAAACTGTTTTAGAAGACAATCCAAGTTTAGAAGCACGAGATTTTTTTGGCCAAAACCCAATAAGAATTGCTTTTGATAGAAATAATAAAATTGACGAATCTTTTCAAATAAAAAATCAAAAAACAAAAACAATAATCATTACAAACAATGTTATTTTAACAAAAAAAACAAATATTATTTATAAAAATATTATATTTGATAATAATTTTGCTGAAAATTTACTTAAATACTTGTATTCTGAAAATATTCAATCTATAATAATTGAAGGAGGAACACAAACCATTCAATCCTTTATAAATCAAAATTTATGGGATGAAGCACGAATTTTCTCAAATAATATTAAGTTCCTAAATGGAGTTAAAGCCCCAAAACTTGAATTAGGTAGTAACCACAATTTTATTATAATTAACGACAAACTAAAAACCGTAAGAAATTATGATTGAAGCTATACTATTTGACTTTGGAGATGTTTTTATCAACTTAGATAAAGAAGCTACAACTAGAGAATTAAAAAAACTAGGATTAAAAGATTGGAACAAAGAACTTCAAGAATTAAACTTTAAATACGAAGTAGGAAAAATAGACGAACTTGAGTTTATTTCTGGCATACAAAAACACATTCCAAATGCAGAATTATCCGATATTAGAAATGCATGGAATTCCATTTTAATCGATTTTCCTTTAGAACGACTTGAATTTCTTCAACTATTATCTACAAGATATCGTCTTTTTCTTTTAAGCAATACAGATCAAACTCATATAGATAAGTTTGAACATTTAGTTGGTCAATCTTTCGCAAGAGATTTTTACAGTTGCTTTGATAAAGTATATTTTTCTTATGATATCAAATTAAGAAAACCAGATGAAAAGGCGTTTAAATTCATATTAAACAATCACAATCTAGCTCCTAAGAAAACATTTTTTGTAGACGATAACGAAGATAATATTAAAAGTGCGAAAAATATTGGAATACAAACTTGGCATATAAATCCGCAAACCGAAGACGTAACACAACTCTTAGATAAATTAAAAACGGTTTATGCTTAATTTATTACTCGCTATACTTTTCTCGAGTTTTTTATATTTAATATTTAAATTATTCGTTAAATACAATATCAACACCTTACAAGCAATCATATTTAATTATGTTATTGCTTTTTTTGTTGGCTATATCATAAGTCCAATTCATTTATCAATTTCAGAATTACTTTCTGCACCTTGGTTAATTGGTTCTATATTTTTAGGGTTTATGTTCATTTGTGTGTTTAATATACTAGGAAAAACCACTCAAGTTAATGGAATATCAGTAGCGTCAGTGTCAAGTAAAATGGCAATGATTATCCCTATTATGTTTGGAATTATTGTATTTCACGAAAATTTAGGCATTAGTAAATTAACAGGGATAATAATAGCATTGTTAGCTGTATATTTTACCTCCAAAAAAGAAAGTGGAGCAATACAAACGTCAAATTATACTTTACCTACACTGCTTTTTTTGGGCGCTGGAATTATAGATACAAGTATGAATTACATACAATATCATTATGTAAAAAAAGACGAAGCTAGTGTTTTTGCCTCTTTCACCTTTATTTTTGCTTTTATTTTTGGAATACTTTTTTTTATAGTTAAAAGTTTTAAAGAAGAAAATAAAATTAAAGGCAAAAATATTTTAGCAGGAATAATATTAGGTGTTCCTAACTATTTTTCAATGTATTATTTAATTAAAGCATTACAAAATAAAAATATTGAAAGCGCTACAATTTTTACATTAATAAATATAGGTGTAATTTTACTGACTACTATTTTTAGTTTACTAATTTTTAATGAGAAAATTAAAAGACAGAATTTTGTAGGAATTTTACTTGCAATTATAGCAGTTTTCTTAGTTACCAAATAAAATGGACGATTTAAATAAAGATACTTACAAAACAATAATAACTTCACCAGAGCCTGCT
Protein-coding sequences here:
- a CDS encoding HAD family hydrolase, translated to MIEAILFDFGDVFINLDKEATTRELKKLGLKDWNKELQELNFKYEVGKIDELEFISGIQKHIPNAELSDIRNAWNSILIDFPLERLEFLQLLSTRYRLFLLSNTDQTHIDKFEHLVGQSFARDFYSCFDKVYFSYDIKLRKPDEKAFKFILNNHNLAPKKTFFVDDNEDNIKSAKNIGIQTWHINPQTEDVTQLLDKLKTVYA
- a CDS encoding DMT family transporter is translated as MLNLLLAILFSSFLYLIFKLFVKYNINTLQAIIFNYVIAFFVGYIISPIHLSISELLSAPWLIGSIFLGFMFICVFNILGKTTQVNGISVASVSSKMAMIIPIMFGIIVFHENLGISKLTGIIIALLAVYFTSKKESGAIQTSNYTLPTLLFLGAGIIDTSMNYIQYHYVKKDEASVFASFTFIFAFIFGILFFIVKSFKEENKIKGKNILAGIILGVPNYFSMYYLIKALQNKNIESATIFTLINIGVILLTTIFSLLIFNEKIKRQNFVGILLAIIAVFLVTK
- the ribD gene encoding bifunctional diaminohydroxyphosphoribosylaminopyrimidine deaminase/5-amino-6-(5-phosphoribosylamino)uracil reductase RibD; protein product: MTTHEKYMARCIQLAKNGLGTTYPNPLVGSVIVYKGKIIGEGWHQKAGEAHAEVNAIISVKDKTLLSKSTIYVSLEPCSHFGKTPPCADLISYHKIPNVVIGTIDSFAKVAGNGIKKLMESGAKITLGVLEKECKELNKRFFTFHEKKRPYIILKWAETQDGFIAPLEKDEKKPVWITNQYSRQLVHKWRTEEQAILVGTKTVLEDNPSLEARDFFGQNPIRIAFDRNNKIDESFQIKNQKTKTIIITNNVILTKKTNIIYKNIIFDNNFAENLLKYLYSENIQSIIIEGGTQTIQSFINQNLWDEARIFSNNIKFLNGVKAPKLELGSNHNFIIINDKLKTVRNYD